The genomic interval CCAGAATGAATATTCGCTTTTATGGAGAGGGCCGGAAAAGGTGATTATTCCTTTATGCCAGGAACTTGGCATTGGCTTTGTTCCATGGAGCCCTCTTGGTGTAGGCTTTCTCACAGGCGCTATTGATGCAAATACACGGTATGCTCCGGGTGACATTCGAGGTGGGGAATCCAGGTTTGCTCCTGAAAATATTAAAAATAACCTGGTATTTGTTGACCTGGTAAAAAAGTGGGCAGCACAAAAAGACGCGACCGCAGCACAAATCTCACTGGCCTGGCTTTTGGCGCAAAAACCGTGGATTGTGCCCATTCCCGGCACAACACAAATGGCGCATATGCTGGAAAATAACGGAGCAGATTCTGTAAAGTTTAATGAAGATGAATTAAAACAGTTCAATACAGAACTGGCAACGATTGAAATTAAAGGTGCTCGTTTGCCGGACTTTGTGCTTGCATTCTCCGATGTCGAAGCGCCGTTAAAGAAATAGGTATGAAAAGAATCATTTTTCTGTTAATAATAATTTTATGTTGCATATGGGTTAGCTCAAATGCTCAATTAATATCATCTGAAAAGGTGTTAATTGTGTATTTATCCAGAGCAAGCAACACGAAGGCTGTTGCGGAAATGATTAAAAAAAGTACCGGAGGAACCTTGGTAGCTCTGGAACTGGCAAAGCCATATCCGTAAAATTATAAGGCTACCATCGCACAGGTTGCCAATGAAAATGAAACAGGCTATTTGTCACCGTTAAAAACAAAAATAGCTGATATCGAAAAATACGACGTAGTATTTATCAGCTTTCCAACCTGGGGTATGAAACCGCGTCGGCGGCCCGGCCAACAGACGACAAAGGTTTCCGACACTTACCTTTGCGATTTCGTTATCGCGAAGCTTTAAGACTGTTTGGGTAGTGCGCCACTGCGACCAGACTTTTTTCGAATGGGTACATTTAACTCGTTTTCGGCAACCTCGATCATTGTGTTCAAAGCTAAAATCAGTAAGTTAGCCTGATTGAGGGCATATTCCAATTCCTCAATCCGTTGTTTCAGGTCTGTAATGTCCTGTGTCCGTGCCTTTTTCATAGCAGGTAAAGTTATCAAACCAGTTTGAATCTTTCGTTGATACAAAAGTACCCAGTTACGAAGCGTATAACTATTATGAATATGTAAATCAGCCATAACCTTGCTGGGTTTTTCCCCTCCAAAAAGGATTCGAAAAACGGCGCTCTCTTTAAGTTGCTCGCTATACTGAAAGCGATTAAGTAGGTCGCGAATGTGGTCTTGCATAGATGTGAATTGCGCAGGTCGTTGGGTTGTGCCAATCTGGCACCGTACAACCTGCGCCAGCTGAATGATCTCATTCGCTTCTCAGTGACGTTACCGGATTCATCAACGCTGATTTTATGGCTTGATAACTGATGGTAAGCGCAACAATAAAAAAGGCGATCAGCCCCGCTAAAACAAAAATCCAGAAACTGATCTCCACCCTGTAAGCAAAACCTTCAAGCCATCGGTTCATTACGTACCACGCCACCGGAGTCGCAATCAGAATAGCCACGACAACCAGTTTAATAAAGTCGCTGGAAAGCAACAGAACGATCGTGCGGGAATCTGCTCCCAACACTTTTCGGATACCGATTTCTTTTGTGCGCTGCTCTGCCATGTACGTCGCCAGTCCGAGCAGTCCCAGACATGCAATGGCTATGGCCAGGCAGGAAAATGTGGTAAACAACTTTCTGAAAGTAAAATCATCCTGATACTGGCGATTAAAATCTTCATCCAGAAAACTGTAAAGGAAAGGCCTGTGTGGTTCTATTTCACTCCAGATGGCACCAACCTGCTGAATCGTTTTTGTCAGGTCTTCTGACTTAACTTTAATGGATAGATACCGGCTTGAATAGGCCTGGAAAGGCAGGGTGAGCGGTTCGATTTTTTGATGCAAAGAAGTGAAATTAAAATCTTTCACGACCCCGATCACCACACCTTTTCTTCCCCACTGACTGAATTTTTTACCCACGATTTCTTCGGCATTTTTATATCCGTATTGTTTTGCTGCTGCTTCATTAATGACCAAAGCACTGCTGGAGTCCGCAGGGAAATCTCTGGAGTATGATCTGCCTGCAACGAGCTCTAAGCCAAAATGGGGTATAAAGTCTATTCCGACCTCGAAGATGGGTTGCCCCATCATTTTCGTTTCGCCATTCTTTGTTTCTATTTCCGTGCCGGCATGCGGGAAAAAGCTTCCGGGAACGCTTCGGGAAAAAGCGACTGAAACAATAGATGGGTTTTCTTCCAGCCTTGTCTTTAAAAGCTGCGACCTGGCATTCACGGCCTCATCGTAGTTGTAGTCGATTACCAGCATACTTTCTTTATCAAAGCCTAAATCTTTATCCAGTAAATGATTCATTTGTGTATAGACGATAATCGTCACCGCGATGAGCAGTATGGAAAGACTGAATTGAAAAACCACCAATCCTCTTCGCAGATTTACACCTGATGTTGACTTGGTCATACCTTTCAACACATGAACCGGACTAAATCCCGAGAGAACCAGTGCCGGATAAGAACCCGCCACAAAAGCGATCAACACCATGGCTCCGATAATGATGGGAATACTTTTCCAATGGATTAAAATGCCTGGTTCAAATTCTTTTCCGGTCAGTCCTGTCATAAAAGGTAACGAGACCACCACCAGAATTACAGCAGTTATCATCGACAGAGAAACGATCACAAAGGATTCGCCTAAAAACTGAGAGATCAAGCTGCTTCTGGCAGCACCAATTGATTTGCGGATGCCGACCTCTTTACTTCGTTCCATGGAACGGGCCGTGGACAAGTTCATAAAGTTGATCATGGCAATGACCAGGATGAACAACCCGATGATAGAGAAAATATACATGTTTGACAGACTTCCGGTTTCTCCCGGCTGGCGGTCCGCTTCGGATTTTAAGTAAACATCGTTCAGCGATTCCAGCTCTATGACATATTTTGTTTTCGGGTCCTTGCGCTGCCGCTTTACAAATTCAGGAAGCTTTTGTTTAAAAGCAGCTTCATTGAATTTTTCGTTTACCAGAAAGTAGGTGTAGAAATCAACATAGTCCCACGTCTCAAAGATTTCCGGTAACGATTTTTTAAACGTACTCAGCGAAAGGAGGGCATTAAACTTAAAGTGAGAATTGCCGGGAAGATCCTTCATGATACCGGTCACGATGTATTGACCGGCATTCGCTCTGCCTGGTGAATCGCTTCCTTTCAGCATTTTACCCAATGCATTTTCATTGCCGAAATATTTCCGGGCCGTGCTCTGTGTCAGTACGATGCTATACGGATTGACCAATGCAGTTTTAGGATCACCCTGCAACAAATCCCAGCTGAATACATCAAACACGGTGGAATCTATGAAGAATACGCCGTTCTCCTGATACTTTTTATCATCGTTAGTCAGCAGAATGTCAGACCTGCCTGAAAACTGAACTACTTTTTCTATTTCAGGAAAGTCATTTTTAAGTGCCGGTCCGACAGGGGCGTTACCCCAGACCCAGGAAGGGCCTTCTTTCGACAGATTTCGGGGATCTTCGGAAACTCTGGTTCCATGTATGATGCGGTAGATCCGGTCGCGCTTGCTATGATATGTATCGTAGGAAAGTTCACTTTGCACAAACGTAAAAATCAGAAAGCAGCAGGCAATTCCTACCCCCAATCCGAGAATATTAATGGCCGAATACGCTTTCTTTTTAATCAGGTTTCTCCAGGCAATCAGAAAATAATTTTTATACATGGCATAAGGTGTAAAAGTGTAGGATGATTTAAAATTTCTCAATAGCACCGGGCGAAGCAACTTTAACATTTCCCATGTATAAATCCGCTTTGCCTTCCTTACAGAATACTGATGAAGATTATCCTGAAAAATCTCCTCCATATCGCCTTCAATTTCTTCCAGGTATTCCGTCCGTAAAATGCCCCGCATCAAACGCAATGGCCATTGAGGCGGTTGAATATGCTCAGGCGCACTCATATCATTTTCAATTCAGAGGCTGTCAAAGGAATTGAACTCCACAGATCGGCGCGTATTGCTCTAATTTCTTCCAGCACTTTAAGCGCATAGGAAGTAGTATAGTAAATGCGTTTGCGTTTACCTCCTCTTTTCAAAGTGGCTTCGCCGAAGGCTGAGGTGAGAAAGCCTTTTTCTTCCATCCGTTTCAATGCCGACTGAATAGACCCTACACTTAGTTTTTCTTTCAACCGTGTTTCCAGCTCCCTTTTTATCTCCGCTCCGTACGCATCGTGCTGTAAGGCTGCTACTGTAAGCAATACGAGCTCTTCGAACTCACCCAGTTTCGTCTTCTTCATGATCTGCTATTAATCGTAATTGCAGTTAATATAAGTACTTTATTTTATTCTTAATTGCAGTTAATATTAAATAAAATAATATTTTTAATTCAGTGCGGTGAATATCAGTGTTTTATATTTTGAAAAATATTTAGTGTACAAATGGAATGATGGGTTAAATTAAAAGAAAGTGCGGCAGCGGCCTGGTCGGCCATGCCGCCGCAAAAGGCGCCACGGGTTTAGCGTAGCAAATTAAAGGGAACAAATGAGCTATAATCAGATCTCAGCCCCATCTTTAGAGATGTTTTGAAAATAGTCTGGTATGAAGCATAGCGACTTTGTCCCATTTTCTCATTTAGGATCAGTTTTGAATTGAAAAAATAACCAGTTGTCGCATAATTTGCGACCAACAGAAATAATTGCATCAAGATTGTAAACCTTCTGGTTTCGTTTTACTTCTCTTTTTCCCTCCATTTGAACTATTAAGAGATCCTTAATAGTTGCCTATTTTGTCAGCTCACCTTCATCGAATACATTGCTAAGGTGCATATTACTATTAGGCACCGTCGTATGAAACAAGACAGCCATCATCTTCTGCGCCAGCCAAACTGTGTCTTGTTCAAATTTTACTTCAACCTGAGTTTCACCATCACCACTTTGATAAATTTCTATTTGATTCTCCATTCCAAAGATTTAATAATTCAAATTTAAGGATAACCTGATGAATGAAGAATAACACCTATAATCGCATTACTGATAA from Dyadobacter sp. NIV53 carries:
- a CDS encoding aldo/keto reductase, which encodes MALPISHNTNTNQRLPGLNSRPEHIKEVVEGMLKRLRTDRIDLLYQHRVDPAVPIEDVAGAIKDLIKEGKVLYYGLSEPGAKTVRRAHAIHPVTAIQNEYSLLWRGPEKVIIPLCQELGIGFVPWSPLGVGFLTGAIDANTRYAPGDIRGGESRFAPENIKNNLVFVDLVKKWAAQKDATAAQISLAWLLAQKPWIVPIPGTTQMAHMLENNGADSVKFNEDELKQFNTELATIEIKGARLPDFVLAFSDVEAPLKK
- a CDS encoding PadR family transcriptional regulator is translated as MKKTKLGEFEELVLLTVAALQHDAYGAEIKRELETRLKEKLSVGSIQSALKRMEEKGFLTSAFGEATLKRGGKRKRIYYTTSYALKVLEEIRAIRADLWSSIPLTASELKMI
- a CDS encoding ABC transporter permease, whose product is MSAPEHIQPPQWPLRLMRGILRTEYLEEIEGDMEEIFQDNLHQYSVRKAKRIYTWEMLKLLRPVLLRNFKSSYTFTPYAMYKNYFLIAWRNLIKKKAYSAINILGLGVGIACCFLIFTFVQSELSYDTYHSKRDRIYRIIHGTRVSEDPRNLSKEGPSWVWGNAPVGPALKNDFPEIEKVVQFSGRSDILLTNDDKKYQENGVFFIDSTVFDVFSWDLLQGDPKTALVNPYSIVLTQSTARKYFGNENALGKMLKGSDSPGRANAGQYIVTGIMKDLPGNSHFKFNALLSLSTFKKSLPEIFETWDYVDFYTYFLVNEKFNEAAFKQKLPEFVKRQRKDPKTKYVIELESLNDVYLKSEADRQPGETGSLSNMYIFSIIGLFILVIAMINFMNLSTARSMERSKEVGIRKSIGAARSSLISQFLGESFVIVSLSMITAVILVVVSLPFMTGLTGKEFEPGILIHWKSIPIIIGAMVLIAFVAGSYPALVLSGFSPVHVLKGMTKSTSGVNLRRGLVVFQFSLSILLIAVTIIVYTQMNHLLDKDLGFDKESMLVIDYNYDEAVNARSQLLKTRLEENPSIVSVAFSRSVPGSFFPHAGTEIETKNGETKMMGQPIFEVGIDFIPHFGLELVAGRSYSRDFPADSSSALVINEAAAKQYGYKNAEEIVGKKFSQWGRKGVVIGVVKDFNFTSLHQKIEPLTLPFQAYSSRYLSIKVKSEDLTKTIQQVGAIWSEIEPHRPFLYSFLDEDFNRQYQDDFTFRKLFTTFSCLAIAIACLGLLGLATYMAEQRTKEIGIRKVLGADSRTIVLLLSSDFIKLVVVAILIATPVAWYVMNRWLEGFAYRVEISFWIFVLAGLIAFFIVALTISYQAIKSALMNPVTSLRSE